In Arachis hypogaea cultivar Tifrunner chromosome 17, arahy.Tifrunner.gnm2.J5K5, whole genome shotgun sequence, a single window of DNA contains:
- the LOC112765634 gene encoding trans-resveratrol di-O-methyltransferase-like, translating to MEFQSGEQVDNVKLLKAQTHIWNHIFNFINSMSLKCAVELGIPDAIHNYGQPMPHSKLIASLQIHPSKTSFIIRLMRILIHSGFFATKNGADKDLEVSYVLTDSSVLLLKGNPISIRPFLLVTLDPILTNPWHKLSTWFQSDNPTPFETEHGIMFWRYADHEPKLNELFNDAMASDARLVSNLLLNDKWKGVFEGLESLVDVGGGTGTVAKAIAKSFPALECTVLDLPHVIAGLEGSENLKYVGGDMFEVIPPSNAILLKWILHDWEDKECLKILRKCKEAIMNNGSKGGKVIIIDIVMMKDEKKDDDESLQTQLFFDMQMMVLHAGKEKNEKEWVKLIFCAGFSDYKITPILGLRSLIEIYP from the exons ATGGAATTCCAAAGTGGAGAGCAGGTTGATAATGTCAAACTTCTGAAAGCTCAAACCCACATATGGAATCatattttcaattttataaaCTCCATGTCTCTTAAATGTGCTGTTGAGTTGGGCATACCTGATGCCATTCACAATTATGGCCAGCCTATGCCACACTCAAAGCTCATTGCTTCATTGCAAATTCATCCATCAAAAACCTCCTTCATCATTCGCTTGATGAGAATCTTGATCCATTCCGGCTTCTTCGCTACCAAGAATGGTGCTGACAAAGACCTTGAAGTAAGTTATGTTCTAACTGACTCGTCTGTGTTGCTGCTTAAGGGAAACCCTATAAGCATCAGGCCTTTCTTGCTTGTCACGCTTGATCCAATTTTGACAAATCCATGGCATAAATTGTCCACATGGTTCCAAAGTGATAATCCCACACCATTTGAAACGGAACATGGGATCATGTTTTGGAGATATGCTGATCATGAGCCTAAACTTAATGAACTTTTCAATGATGCCATGGCGAGTGATGCTCGATTGGTTAGCAACTTGTTACTTAATGACAAGTGGAAGGGTGTGTTTGAGGGTTTGGAATCATTGGTTGATGTTGGTGGTGGCACAGGAACCGTTGCAAAGGCTATTGCAAAATCATTTCCTGCGTTAGAGTGCACTGTTCTTGATCTCCCACATGTTATTGCTGGCTTGGAAGGAAGTGAAAACCTTAAATATGTTGGAGGGGATATGTTTGAGGTCATTCCTCCCTCTAATGCCATTTTGTTAAAG TGGATTTTGCATGACTGGGAGGACAAGGAATGTTTGAAGATATTGAGGAAATGCAAGGAGGCAATCATGAATAATGGCAGCAAAGGAGGAAAGGTAATTATCATAGATATAGTGATGATGAAGGATGAGAAGAAAGATGATGATGAATCACTTCAAACACAACTCTTCTTTGACATGCAGATGATGGTGTTACACGCTGGCaaggagaaaaatgaaaaagaatgggTCAAGCTAATATTTTGTGCTGGTTTTAGTGACTACAAGATAACTCCAATTCTTGGACTCAGGTCTCTCATTGAGATATATCCATAG
- the LOC112762991 gene encoding uncharacterized protein, which translates to MGATQFHRSILEVRLPKHFDKPTDMRYDGTQDPQENLTAFVARMNLEGVGDEVRCRAFPVTLAGPAIRWFNSLPQDSVARFSDISHAFLAHFTTRIAKAKHPINLLGVTQRSGEPTRKYLDRFNDECLEIDGLTDSVASLCLTNGLLNEDFRKYLTMKPVWTMQGIQSVAREYINDEEVSQVVAANKRQPSYNQPRQHGGGERQKEHARDGGLGKTPRPSPRVEKFTNYTPLTVPIIEVY; encoded by the coding sequence ATGGGCGCAACCCAATTCCATCGTTCCATCCTCGAGGTCCGGCTGCCAAAGCActttgacaagccaacggacatgaggtacgacggaACACAAGACCCACAGGAAAATCTTACGGCCTTCGTGGCCAGAATGAACCTGGAAGGAGTGGGTGACGAGGTAAGGTGTCGCGCCTTCCCGGTCACTCTCGCGGGACCTGCAATACGGTGGTTTAACAGCCTCCCGCAGGACTCGGTGGCCAGGTTTTCAGATATTAGCCACGCCTTCCTAGCCCATTTTACTACCAGAATCGCAAAAGCAAAGCACCCGATCAATCTGCTCGGGGTGACGCAGAGGTCCGGTGAGCCGACCAGAAAATATCTTGAccggttcaacgacgaatgcttggaGATCGACGGGCTAACCGATTCGGTAGCTAGTCTGTGTCTGACAAATGGACTCCTGAACGAGGACTTCAGGAAGTATCTTACCATGAAGCCGGTGTGGACGATGCAGGGGATCCAAAGCGTAGCCAGAGAATATATCAACGATGAAGAAGTCAGTCAAGTCGTGgctgccaacaaacggcagccCTCCTACAACCAACCTCGGCAGCACGGTGGTGGAGAAAGGCAGAAAGAGCACGCCAGAGATGGCGGACTGGGCAAGACGCCCAGGCCATCCCCTCGAGTCGAgaagttcaccaactacacccccctcacCGTCCCCATCATAGAAGTTTATTAG